From a single Pelodiscus sinensis isolate JC-2024 chromosome 4, ASM4963464v1, whole genome shotgun sequence genomic region:
- the RASSF10 gene encoding ras association domain-containing protein 10, whose protein sequence is MEPEERKISVWLCQEEKLISGLSRRTTCSDVVRVLLEDDSQRQQLPAQPESGGGVLTGPPESYCIVEKWRGFERILPNKTKILRLWAAWGDEQENVRFVLVRSAASLPNTGPRSAEARVVPSKERPCHGLGAARPGLALPREKQRRVVRKAFRKLANLNKKRQQPLATEAPSAERMETLVHLVLSQDHTIRQQIQRLRELDREIDRYEATIHLDRMKRHGANYVQDTYLMGASSGKPEPGADGADGRLEEYARRCEEVLQLQEQRARQEERLEQLAGELQEELNERWMKRRREELAAAKGCGSNPAELDCHSTELSGGAGGELHWEQERVKTQLSTSLYVGLRLSTDLEATRTDLAYAQRARDAKERELQRLLETLNALDLADTQTAAQTLRPDALASSSSSLPEAGRGSLENSSDSWEEQARGCKESDENDEDSDTGLSSMHSQDSDSVPACESLV, encoded by the coding sequence ATGGAGCCGGAGGAAAGGAAAATCTCGGTGTGGCTCTGCCAGGAAGAGAAGTTGATCTCCGGCCTCTCCAGACGCACCACTTGCTCGGACGTGGTGCGGGTGCTGCTGGAGGACGACagccagcggcagcagctgcccgCCCAGCCGGAGTCCGGCGGCGGGGTGCTCACGGGTCCCCCCGAGTCCTACTGCATCGTGGAGAAGTGGCGGGGCTTCGAAAGGATCCTGCCCAACAAGACCAAGATCCTGCGGCTCTGGGCCGCCTGGGGGGACGAGCAGGAGAACGTCCGCTTCGTGCTGGTCCGCAGCGCGGCCTCCCTTCCCAACACTGGGCCCCGGAGCGCAGAGGCCAGAGTCGTGCCGAGCAAGGAGCGCCCCTGCCACGGGCTCGGCGCGGCCCGGCCCGGGCTGGCGCTCCCGCGGGAGAAGCAGCGGCGGGTGGTGAGAAAAGCCTTCCGGAAACTGGCCAACCTCAACAAgaagcggcagcagcccctggccacggAGGCGCCGTCTGCGGAGCGGATGGAGACCTTGGTGCACCTGGTGCTGTCGCAGGACCACACCATCCGCCAGCAGATCCAGCGGCTGCGGGAGCTGGACCGTGAGATCGACCGGTACGAGGCCACGATCCACCTGGACCGCATGAAGCGGCACGGGGCGAACTACGTGCAGGACACCTACTTGATGGGGGCCAGCAGCGGCAAGCCGGAGCCGGGCGCGGACGGGGCGGACGGGCGGCTGGAGGAGTACGCCCGCCGGTGCGAGgaggtgctgcagctgcaggagcagcggGCGCGACAGGAGGAGCGGCTGGAGCAGCTCGCCGGCGAGCTCCAGGAGGAGCTGAACGAGCGCTGGATGAAGCGGCGCCGGGAGGAGCTGGCCGCGGCCAAGGGCTGCGGCTCCAACCCGGCCGAGCTCGACTGTCACAGCACGGAGCTGAGCGGCGGCGCCGGGGGCGAGCTCCACTGGGAGCAGGAGCGCGTGAAGACCCAGCTGAGCACCAGCCTCTACGTCGGGCTGCGGCTGAGCACGGACTTGGAGGCGACCCGAACGGACTTGGCGTACGCGCAACGCGCCCGGGATGCCAAGGAGCGGGAGCTGCAGCGCCTACTGGAGACGCTGAACGCCTTGGACTTGGCGGATACGCAGACGGCAGCACAGACTCTCCGCCCCGATGCTCTCgcttccagcagctcctccttACCCGAGGCTGGGCGGGGGTCTCTCGAGAACAGCTCAGACTcctgggaggagcaggccagggggtgcaaGGAGAGCGATGAGAACGACGAGGACTCGGACACGGGTCTGAGCTCCATGCACAGCCAGGATTCGGATTCTGTCCCAGCCTGTGAATCGCTTGTTTAG